In one Shewanella loihica PV-4 genomic region, the following are encoded:
- a CDS encoding EAL domain-containing protein, protein MSFTQALRLLGCLLFMIGFTAPSIAGDLVQRVFSARDGLNNATVNDISFDEYGYTWLSTEQGLYRISDTKARRIDKDANHIRLSDEYIYLTESLSKQHLLVSSYANTYLYDIVKDEFVQLGSDKLFPEFHPSGLQAVTRQKDGSYVLLSYVGELYRLDYKAMTLTFISALPSDPDMPWFVLSQFGDAQLIVGKSYELQLRDSLGMLRGIFPWTEEQGQIKNLFEDRAGRLWLGSSNGLYRVYPDSLTLEKVEQIPFYVTQMAQDKLGFLWLSGREGLIKWHPDTLEIKHFSNELKLAADLDYIYDLAVDDNDLVWVGGSGDGLAIIADDPDFVLDNFTRNAPYQISNEMIWGIFAEQNKLWLGTDKGLIEVDRDAKKSETYLPDEMEVNDSVYTVSAFDKQRLLLGTTNGLFIYDKQARKTMRFAEISGGRTSLENKMIYFSYKDPLITSRWWFVTATGLFYWDKGSLEPTRMQVKGVDGTLHQIPLRSIYRAADGKLWIGGENLFGYIDSKGLFYSRIDLFADDNISVDVSYINEVDSGVLWLGTSPKGLVEYHPKTGLTYFLTDNWQVECSSVYFIEQLPGYRVLGCANSLVRQDLTTGGITVIEKQDGLISHELNDGAAFYEPGVGLYVGSPDGVALVDVPQMRNRLAEDGIMMESVSVFYEDNTETKLVPEAGMLIKPGARLISFQLTSLDYLTDIPFQLQYRLRRGKASEESKYLQLMGQSQVNVSGLKDGHYTLDILSEQNGVWSQTPYSFSFVVEDYWWNYDWFRGLLLLSLLLVGLYFLLLRQKQIGAFRRVNKKLKESEDRLRQSLRGSDSELWEWHSESETFLLENRGGYFPDRGDAFELKMDEFPIYADDQEKVFTAWKRLLSKQDDRLDVDYRYRRPDESWGWTRVRGRALEFDPVSGRVKKVAGIYTDITTQRMLEDDVKLLAQAFANTSEGVLILDADERVRVSNKAAQSILGMSADDLIDRYFAQLVHSSEDRSDEINILLEQGITWTGEHEFQCAEGLICPVWLNLSTMKDDRGNISHYVAVFSDITERKQTEADLRRLANYDVLTGLPNRSLFAARLAKCIHRAEQTEDKLALIFLDLDRFKNVNDSYGHSMGDALLVEAASRLQSCVSENHTLCRFGGDEFVILMRDMVDIDEVNHLCEALIRQIEKPFELYGREFFISTSIGVSLWPDDAKQPEVLIKNADQAMYHAKEEGRGNFQYFSAERNAEALYHLKLEAELRKAMDRQEFELYFQPQIDILKDDKVVGMEALLRWHHPKEGYIRPDIFIRVAESCGLIIEIDRWVIKQACLQGAKWAEHFGDELKLSVNVSAVHFRQPDFIQDVQQALKESGMPAKMLGLEITEGVLMKELHVAKDHLKALREIGIEVAIDDFGTGYSSLAYLRSFDVSTLKIDRSFLIDIATNEADQAIASSIIELARNLKLKVVAEGVETQEQLEQVFSRGCYIIQGYYFAKPMTIDEFEKYLYIKSQ, encoded by the coding sequence ATGAGTTTTACCCAGGCGTTACGCTTACTAGGCTGTTTGCTTTTCATGATTGGCTTTACCGCGCCAAGTATAGCGGGCGATCTGGTACAGAGGGTCTTTAGCGCGCGGGACGGCCTCAACAATGCCACGGTAAACGACATCAGCTTCGATGAGTATGGCTATACCTGGCTCTCCACTGAGCAGGGGCTGTACCGCATCAGCGATACCAAGGCGCGGCGTATCGATAAAGACGCCAACCATATCCGCCTCTCCGACGAATATATCTATCTCACCGAATCCCTGAGTAAGCAACATCTGCTGGTCAGCAGTTATGCCAACACCTACCTGTATGACATAGTCAAAGATGAGTTTGTCCAGCTGGGCAGCGACAAGCTGTTTCCCGAGTTTCATCCCAGCGGGCTGCAGGCGGTCACCCGCCAGAAAGATGGTAGCTATGTGCTGCTCAGCTATGTCGGCGAGCTGTACCGACTCGATTATAAGGCGATGACGCTCACCTTTATCAGTGCCTTGCCGAGCGACCCGGATATGCCCTGGTTTGTGCTGTCGCAATTTGGCGATGCCCAGCTGATCGTTGGTAAGAGCTATGAGCTGCAGCTTAGAGACAGCCTGGGGATGCTCAGAGGCATCTTCCCTTGGACCGAAGAGCAGGGCCAGATAAAGAACCTGTTCGAAGACAGGGCGGGGCGTTTGTGGCTGGGCTCGAGCAACGGCCTGTATCGTGTCTACCCGGATTCGTTAACCCTGGAGAAGGTAGAGCAGATCCCCTTCTACGTGACCCAGATGGCCCAGGATAAGCTCGGCTTTCTGTGGCTGTCGGGGCGCGAGGGGCTGATCAAGTGGCACCCGGACACCCTTGAGATAAAGCACTTTAGCAATGAACTGAAACTGGCGGCGGATCTCGACTACATCTATGACCTGGCGGTGGACGACAACGACCTGGTCTGGGTCGGTGGCTCGGGTGATGGCCTGGCGATCATCGCCGACGATCCCGATTTCGTGCTGGACAACTTTACACGCAACGCCCCTTATCAGATTAGCAACGAGATGATTTGGGGTATCTTTGCCGAGCAAAATAAGCTGTGGTTGGGCACAGACAAGGGGCTTATCGAGGTCGATCGCGACGCCAAGAAGAGTGAGACCTACCTGCCCGATGAGATGGAGGTCAACGACAGCGTCTACACAGTTAGCGCGTTCGACAAGCAGCGTCTGCTGCTGGGCACCACCAATGGCCTGTTCATCTACGACAAGCAGGCGCGCAAGACCATGCGTTTCGCCGAGATCAGCGGTGGGCGCACCTCGCTCGAAAATAAGATGATCTACTTCAGCTACAAGGATCCTCTGATCACCTCGCGCTGGTGGTTCGTCACCGCCACAGGCCTGTTCTACTGGGACAAGGGGAGCCTGGAGCCGACTCGCATGCAGGTCAAAGGCGTCGACGGTACCCTGCATCAGATCCCGCTGCGCTCTATCTACCGGGCGGCCGACGGCAAGCTATGGATCGGCGGCGAGAATCTGTTCGGCTATATCGATAGCAAGGGGCTCTTCTATTCCCGCATCGACCTGTTCGCCGACGACAACATCTCAGTCGACGTCAGCTATATCAATGAGGTGGATTCGGGCGTGCTCTGGCTCGGTACCTCGCCCAAGGGGCTGGTGGAGTATCACCCCAAGACGGGCCTGACCTATTTTCTCACAGACAACTGGCAGGTGGAGTGTAGCTCCGTCTATTTCATCGAGCAGTTGCCGGGCTATCGGGTGCTGGGCTGTGCCAACTCCTTGGTGAGGCAAGATCTCACCACCGGCGGGATCACGGTTATCGAGAAGCAGGACGGACTGATCAGTCACGAGCTCAACGATGGCGCCGCCTTTTATGAGCCAGGCGTCGGCCTCTATGTCGGTAGCCCCGACGGCGTGGCCTTGGTGGATGTGCCCCAGATGCGTAACCGCCTGGCGGAAGATGGCATCATGATGGAATCTGTCTCCGTATTCTACGAGGACAACACGGAGACCAAGCTGGTGCCCGAGGCGGGCATGCTGATAAAACCCGGCGCGCGCCTGATCAGTTTCCAGCTGACCAGCCTCGACTATCTGACCGATATTCCGTTTCAGCTGCAGTATCGTCTGCGCCGCGGCAAGGCGTCCGAGGAGAGCAAGTACTTACAGCTGATGGGCCAGTCCCAGGTCAACGTCTCGGGCCTCAAGGATGGCCACTACACCTTAGACATTCTCAGCGAGCAAAACGGCGTCTGGTCGCAGACTCCCTATTCGTTCAGCTTCGTGGTCGAAGACTACTGGTGGAACTACGACTGGTTCAGAGGCTTGCTACTGCTTTCGCTCTTGCTGGTGGGGCTCTACTTCCTGCTGCTGCGTCAGAAACAGATAGGTGCCTTCAGACGGGTCAACAAGAAGCTCAAGGAGAGCGAGGACAGGCTGCGGCAATCGCTGCGGGGCAGTGATTCAGAGCTGTGGGAGTGGCACAGCGAGAGCGAAACCTTCCTGCTGGAAAACCGTGGGGGCTATTTCCCCGACAGGGGCGATGCCTTCGAGCTTAAGATGGATGAGTTCCCCATCTACGCCGATGACCAGGAAAAGGTATTTACCGCCTGGAAACGCCTGCTCTCGAAGCAGGATGACAGGTTGGATGTGGATTATCGTTACCGCCGTCCCGACGAGTCTTGGGGCTGGACCCGGGTACGCGGCCGTGCATTGGAGTTCGATCCCGTTAGCGGCCGAGTGAAGAAGGTCGCCGGTATCTACACCGACATTACTACGCAGCGAATGCTGGAAGATGACGTTAAGCTGCTGGCTCAGGCGTTTGCCAACACCTCGGAAGGGGTGCTGATCTTAGACGCCGATGAGCGGGTGAGGGTCTCGAATAAGGCGGCCCAGTCGATTCTGGGGATGAGCGCCGATGATCTTATCGACAGATACTTTGCCCAGCTGGTTCACAGCAGCGAAGACAGGAGCGATGAGATCAACATCCTGCTGGAGCAGGGCATCACCTGGACCGGCGAGCACGAGTTTCAGTGCGCCGAGGGGCTGATCTGCCCCGTGTGGCTGAACCTGTCCACCATGAAAGATGATCGCGGCAACATCAGTCATTATGTGGCGGTGTTCTCCGATATCACTGAGCGTAAGCAGACCGAGGCGGACCTGCGCCGTCTGGCCAACTATGACGTGCTGACCGGTTTGCCCAACCGTTCCCTGTTCGCCGCGCGCCTGGCCAAGTGTATCCACCGCGCCGAGCAGACCGAAGATAAGCTGGCGCTGATCTTCCTTGACCTGGATCGCTTCAAGAACGTCAACGACTCCTACGGCCACAGCATGGGCGACGCCCTGCTGGTGGAGGCCGCCAGCCGCCTGCAATCCTGCGTGAGTGAAAACCACACCCTCTGCCGCTTCGGGGGCGATGAGTTTGTGATTTTGATGCGCGACATGGTGGATATCGACGAGGTTAACCATCTGTGTGAGGCGCTGATCCGCCAGATAGAGAAGCCCTTCGAGCTCTACGGTCGTGAGTTCTTCATCTCCACCAGTATCGGGGTCAGTCTATGGCCGGATGATGCCAAACAGCCCGAGGTGTTGATCAAGAACGCCGATCAGGCCATGTATCACGCCAAGGAAGAGGGGCGCGGTAACTTCCAATACTTCTCGGCCGAGCGTAACGCCGAGGCCCTGTATCACCTCAAGTTAGAGGCCGAGCTGCGTAAGGCGATGGACAGGCAGGAGTTTGAGCTCTACTTCCAGCCGCAGATCGATATCCTCAAGGACGACAAGGTGGTGGGCATGGAGGCGCTGCTGCGCTGGCATCACCCCAAGGAAGGTTATATCCGTCCCGATATCTTTATCCGGGTGGCGGAGTCATGCGGCCTGATCATAGAAATCGACCGTTGGGTGATAAAGCAGGCCTGTCTGCAGGGCGCCAAGTGGGCCGAACATTTCGGCGACGAGTTGAAACTGTCGGTCAACGTCTCTGCGGTGCACTTCAGGCAACCCGACTTTATTCAAGATGTGCAGCAGGCGCTCAAGGAGTCTGGCATGCCGGCTAAGATGCTGGGGCTGGAGATCACCGAGGGCGTCTTGATGAAAGAGCTGCATGTGGCCAAAGATCACCTTAAGGCGCTA
- the pdhR gene encoding pyruvate dehydrogenase complex transcriptional repressor PdhR, whose translation MAYSKINQPKISDVIMNQLEQMILEGSLQPGQKLPPERELALQFEVSRPSLREAIQKLEAKGLLLRRQGGGTYVKEQLWQSLADPIVELMHSDSESQYDLLEFRHATEGMMAYFAALRGTDADMQNIKEKIQAVEAASDIEAKAEAIVCFYRAIAEASHNVAMLHLVLSLSPVLHKNVAQNLELLKRRADASKMANEHRQDLLAAIVRRDPEAAREASNEHLSYIEEVMLSVREEDSRLQRSLRRLKSGA comes from the coding sequence ATGGCTTATAGCAAAATCAACCAGCCAAAAATTTCTGACGTGATCATGAATCAGCTGGAGCAGATGATCCTGGAGGGGAGTCTGCAACCGGGTCAGAAATTACCACCAGAGCGTGAATTGGCACTGCAATTCGAAGTCTCTCGACCATCTCTTCGTGAAGCAATTCAAAAGTTAGAAGCAAAAGGCTTGCTGCTGCGTCGTCAAGGCGGTGGTACCTATGTCAAAGAGCAACTTTGGCAGAGTCTTGCCGATCCTATTGTGGAGCTGATGCACAGCGATTCCGAGAGTCAGTATGATCTTCTCGAGTTTCGTCACGCCACTGAAGGCATGATGGCTTACTTTGCGGCACTTCGGGGTACCGATGCCGACATGCAAAACATCAAAGAAAAAATCCAAGCGGTAGAAGCTGCGTCTGACATCGAGGCGAAGGCAGAGGCGATCGTGTGTTTTTATCGCGCCATTGCCGAGGCCTCTCACAACGTGGCTATGCTGCACTTGGTACTGAGTTTATCTCCCGTGCTGCATAAGAATGTGGCGCAAAACCTAGAGTTGCTAAAGCGCAGAGCTGATGCCTCTAAAATGGCGAACGAGCATAGGCAAGATCTTCTTGCCGCCATCGTGCGCCGTGATCCCGAAGCCGCAAGAGAAGCCTCAAACGAGCATCTAAGCTACATTGAGGAAGTGATGTTGTCTGTGAGGGAAGAAGATAGCCGGTTGCAGCGTAGTCTGCGCCGTTTGAAGAGTGGCGCGTAG
- the lpdA gene encoding dihydrolipoyl dehydrogenase, translating to MSNEIKTQVVVLGAGPAGYSAAFRAADLGLETVIVERFSTLGGVCLNVGCIPSKALLHVSKVIEEAKAISNHGVVFGEPQIDLDKLREFKQSVISQLTGGLGGMSKMRKVNVVNGLGKFTGPNTIEVAGEDGVKVVHFEQAIIAAGSRPIQLPFIPHEDPRIWDSTDALELKEVPGKLLVMGGGIIGLEMGTVYSSLGSEIDVVEMFDQVIPAADKDIVRVYTKKIKNKFNLILETKVTAVEAKEDGIYVSMEGKKAPTEPVRYDAVLVAIGRTPNGKLIDADKAGVNIDERGFINVDKQMRTNVPHIYAIGDIVGQPMLAHKGVHEGHVAAEVIAGMKHYFDPKVIPSIAYTDPEVAWVGLTEKEAKEQGIAYETASFPWAASGRAIASDCSEGMTKLIFDKETHRVIGGAIVGVNGGELLGEIGLAIEMGCDAEDLALTIHAHPTLHESVGLAAEIYEGSITDLPNPKAKKKK from the coding sequence ATGAGTAACGAAATCAAAACTCAGGTAGTGGTTTTAGGTGCAGGCCCTGCAGGTTATTCAGCAGCATTCCGTGCTGCCGACTTAGGCCTGGAGACTGTTATCGTAGAACGTTTCAGCACCCTAGGTGGTGTGTGTCTGAACGTGGGTTGTATCCCATCTAAGGCACTGCTGCACGTTTCAAAGGTGATCGAAGAAGCTAAGGCCATCTCAAACCACGGTGTGGTATTTGGCGAGCCACAGATCGATCTCGATAAGCTACGTGAGTTTAAGCAGAGTGTTATCAGCCAGCTGACCGGCGGTCTTGGCGGCATGTCTAAGATGCGTAAAGTGAACGTGGTTAACGGCCTGGGTAAGTTCACCGGTCCTAACACCATCGAAGTTGCCGGCGAAGACGGCGTGAAAGTGGTTCACTTCGAGCAAGCGATCATCGCTGCGGGTTCTCGTCCAATTCAACTGCCTTTCATTCCTCATGAAGATCCACGCATCTGGGATTCGACCGATGCGCTTGAGCTGAAAGAAGTGCCTGGCAAGCTGCTGGTCATGGGCGGCGGTATTATCGGTCTTGAGATGGGTACCGTTTACTCATCACTGGGTAGTGAAATCGACGTGGTTGAGATGTTCGACCAGGTTATCCCTGCTGCCGATAAAGATATCGTTCGCGTCTACACCAAGAAGATCAAGAACAAGTTCAACCTGATCCTTGAGACCAAGGTGACTGCCGTTGAAGCGAAAGAAGACGGTATCTATGTCTCTATGGAAGGCAAGAAGGCACCGACCGAGCCAGTGCGTTACGACGCAGTATTGGTGGCTATTGGCCGTACACCTAATGGCAAGCTGATCGACGCCGACAAGGCTGGCGTAAACATCGATGAGCGCGGTTTCATCAATGTCGACAAGCAGATGCGCACCAACGTGCCACACATCTATGCTATCGGTGACATCGTGGGTCAGCCTATGCTGGCACACAAAGGTGTGCATGAAGGCCACGTCGCTGCCGAGGTGATTGCTGGCATGAAGCACTACTTCGATCCTAAGGTGATCCCATCAATCGCCTACACAGATCCTGAAGTGGCTTGGGTTGGTCTGACCGAGAAAGAAGCTAAAGAGCAAGGCATCGCTTACGAGACAGCAAGCTTCCCATGGGCGGCGAGTGGTCGTGCAATCGCCTCTGATTGCTCAGAGGGTATGACTAAGCTGATCTTCGATAAGGAAACTCATCGCGTGATCGGTGGTGCTATCGTGGGTGTTAATGGTGGCGAGCTGCTGGGTGAGATCGGTCTGGCTATCGAGATGGGTTGTGATGCCGAAGATCTGGCATTGACCATCCACGCTCACCCAACACTGCATGAGTCTGTTGGTCTAGCGGCTGAGATCTACGAAGGTTCAATTACCGATTTGCCTAACCCTAAGGCAAAGAAGAAAAAGTAA
- the aceE gene encoding pyruvate dehydrogenase (acetyl-transferring), homodimeric type — protein sequence MSEHMLQDLDPLETQEWVDSLQAVLEQEGPERAHFLLEKLIDKARRNGTHLPYKATTAYLNTIPAGQEPHMPGNQEMERRIRAIIRWNALAMVLRGSKKDLELGGHISSFASSATIYDVCFNHFFRAPNEKDGGDLVYFQGHIAPGIYARSFLEGRLTEDQLANFRQEVDGKGLSSYPHPKLMPDYWQFPTVSMGLGPIQAIYQARFLKYLTDRGLKDCSEQTVYCFLGDGECDEPETLGAIGLAAREELDNLVFIVNCNLQRLDGPVRGNGKIIQELEGEFRGAGWEVAKVIWGRYWDPLLARDTSGKLLQLMEETVDGEYQNCKAKGGAYTREHFFGKYPETAEMVANMSDDDIWRLNRGGHDPVKIYAALQHAKNTKGRPTVILAKTVKGYGLGDAGEGKNIAHNVKKMDISAVRYFRDRFNIPIPDDKLEEIPFYHPGPDSEEVKYLQERRAALHGSMPARRQKFSEDLEVPSLKIFDSILKGSNGREISSTMAFVRILTALLKDKKIGKNIVPIIPDEARTFGMEGLFRQVGIYAHEGQKYVPQDSDQVAYYREDKSGQVLQEGINELGAMSSWVSAATSYSVNDTPMIPFYIYYSMFGFQRIGDMAWAAGDMRARGFMVGGTSGRTTLNGEGLQHQDGHSHVLANTIPNCISYDPTYGYEIAVIVQDGIRRMYGENQEDIFYYLTTMNENYVQPEMPEGAEEGIVKGIYKLESVSGSGKGKVQLMGCGTILEQVRKAAQALAKDFGISSDVFSVTSFNELTRDGQAAERYNMLHPTETPKQAYISQVLSSDSPAVVATDYMKIYGEQLRAYVPTDYKVLGTDGFGRSDSRENLRHHFEVDAKFIVIAALKSLVDRNELPVEVLSQAIAEYGIDVDKINPQFA from the coding sequence ATGTCTGAACATATGCTGCAAGATTTAGATCCGTTAGAGACTCAAGAGTGGGTCGATTCATTACAAGCCGTATTAGAGCAAGAAGGTCCGGAACGTGCTCATTTTCTTCTTGAGAAACTAATCGACAAGGCTCGTCGTAACGGTACACATCTGCCTTATAAGGCGACCACCGCCTACCTCAACACGATTCCTGCCGGTCAGGAACCTCATATGCCAGGTAACCAAGAGATGGAGCGTCGCATTCGCGCCATCATTCGTTGGAACGCCTTGGCCATGGTACTGCGTGGTTCGAAGAAAGATCTTGAGCTGGGTGGCCACATTTCCAGTTTCGCCTCTAGTGCAACCATTTACGATGTTTGCTTCAACCACTTCTTCCGTGCGCCAAACGAGAAGGATGGTGGTGACCTGGTTTACTTCCAGGGTCATATCGCTCCTGGTATCTATGCGCGCTCTTTCCTCGAAGGTCGCCTGACCGAAGATCAACTGGCTAACTTCCGTCAGGAAGTGGACGGCAAGGGTCTATCATCTTACCCGCACCCTAAGTTGATGCCTGACTACTGGCAGTTCCCAACAGTTTCTATGGGTCTGGGTCCTATCCAGGCTATCTATCAGGCACGTTTCCTGAAATACCTGACCGACCGTGGTCTGAAAGATTGTTCTGAGCAAACCGTATACTGCTTCTTGGGTGATGGTGAGTGTGACGAGCCAGAAACGCTAGGTGCTATCGGTCTGGCCGCTCGTGAAGAGCTGGACAACCTGGTCTTCATCGTTAACTGTAACCTGCAGCGTCTAGATGGTCCTGTACGTGGTAACGGCAAGATCATTCAAGAGCTTGAAGGCGAATTCCGCGGCGCTGGCTGGGAAGTGGCTAAGGTCATCTGGGGTCGCTACTGGGATCCGCTATTGGCTCGCGACACCAGCGGTAAGCTGCTGCAGCTGATGGAAGAAACCGTCGACGGCGAATACCAAAACTGTAAGGCCAAAGGTGGCGCTTATACCCGTGAGCACTTCTTCGGTAAGTACCCTGAAACGGCCGAGATGGTTGCTAACATGTCTGACGACGACATCTGGCGCCTCAACCGTGGTGGTCACGATCCAGTGAAGATCTATGCCGCGCTGCAACACGCTAAGAACACTAAGGGTCGTCCAACCGTAATCCTGGCTAAGACAGTTAAAGGTTATGGTCTTGGTGATGCCGGTGAAGGTAAGAACATCGCGCACAACGTTAAGAAGATGGACATCAGCGCCGTACGTTACTTCCGCGATCGCTTCAATATCCCTATCCCTGACGACAAGCTAGAAGAGATCCCTTTCTATCACCCAGGTCCAGATTCGGAAGAGGTGAAGTACCTTCAGGAACGCCGCGCCGCGCTGCACGGTTCTATGCCTGCTCGCCGTCAGAAGTTCAGTGAAGACCTCGAAGTGCCTTCACTGAAGATCTTCGACTCTATCCTCAAGGGCTCTAACGGTCGTGAGATCTCAAGCACAATGGCGTTCGTCCGTATTCTGACTGCGCTGCTGAAAGATAAGAAGATAGGTAAGAACATTGTCCCTATCATCCCGGATGAGGCGCGTACCTTCGGTATGGAAGGTCTGTTCCGTCAGGTGGGTATCTATGCTCACGAAGGACAAAAGTACGTACCACAAGACTCGGATCAGGTGGCTTACTACCGCGAAGACAAGTCGGGCCAGGTACTGCAAGAGGGTATCAACGAGCTAGGCGCCATGTCTTCTTGGGTGTCAGCGGCGACCAGCTACTCGGTTAACGATACGCCAATGATCCCATTCTACATCTACTACTCTATGTTTGGTTTCCAACGTATCGGCGACATGGCATGGGCGGCAGGTGATATGCGTGCTCGTGGCTTCATGGTTGGTGGCACGTCAGGCCGTACTACCCTGAACGGCGAAGGTCTGCAGCACCAGGATGGTCACAGCCACGTATTGGCTAACACTATTCCTAACTGTATCTCTTACGACCCGACCTATGGTTATGAGATTGCAGTTATCGTTCAAGACGGTATCCGTCGCATGTATGGCGAAAACCAGGAAGATATCTTCTACTACCTGACCACGATGAATGAAAACTATGTTCAGCCTGAGATGCCAGAGGGTGCCGAAGAAGGTATCGTCAAGGGTATCTACAAGCTGGAATCAGTGTCTGGTAGCGGCAAGGGTAAGGTACAGCTAATGGGCTGTGGCACCATCCTTGAACAAGTTCGTAAGGCGGCGCAGGCGCTGGCGAAAGACTTCGGTATCTCGTCAGACGTATTCAGCGTGACCAGCTTCAACGAGCTGACTCGCGACGGTCAGGCGGCAGAGCGTTACAACATGCTGCACCCAACCGAAACGCCTAAGCAGGCTTATATCAGCCAGGTGTTGTCTAGCGATTCTCCAGCCGTTGTTGCCACCGACTATATGAAGATATATGGCGAGCAGCTACGCGCCTATGTTCCTACCGATTACAAGGTGCTGGGTACCGACGGTTTCGGCCGCAGTGACAGCCGCGAGAACCTGCGTCACCACTTCGAAGTGGATGCCAAGTTCATCGTGATCGCCGCACTGAAGTCGCTGGTTGACCGCAACGAGTTGCCAGTTGAAGTACTCTCGCAAGCAATTGCCGAGTACGGCATCGATGTTGACAAGATCAACCCACAGTTCGCGTAA
- the aceF gene encoding pyruvate dehydrogenase complex dihydrolipoyllysine-residue acetyltransferase, with product MAELKEVLVPDIGGDEVQVIEICAAVGDTLAAEESIITVESDKATMDIPAPFAGKLAEIKVAVGDTVSEGTLIAMMEAGEAQAAEPAPAESAPVAAPAAPAPAAPVASAPASAQVIEVTVPDIGDASDVDVIEVLVAVGDSINVDTGLITLETDKATMEVPAPAAGVVKEMKVAVGDKVSQGSLVLMLEVSGGEAAAPAASAAPAPSAEAAPAAAASIEVKEISVPDIGDASDVDVIEVLVAAGDVIEADQGLITLETDKATMEVPAPFAGKLVSVTVKVGDKVSQGSVIATIETQSSAPVAAPAPAAAAPAPVAQASAPAPAASKPPVPHHPSAGSKPVTGAVHASPAVRRLAREFGADLTQVTGTGPKGRILKEDVQAFIKYELSRPKASAATSVGAGEGGLQVIAAPKVDFAKFGEVEEVPLSRIQKISGPNLHRNWVTIPHVTQFDEADITEMEAFRKQQNEIAAKQKTGVKITPLVFMMKAVAKTLQQFPVFNASLSADGESLIKKKYYHIGVAVDTPNGLVVPVVRDVDKKGIIELSAELMEISVKARDGKLKAADMQGSCFTISSLGGIGGTAFTPIVNYPDVAILGVSKSEIKPKWNGKEFEPKLMLPLSLSYDHRVIDGAMAARFSVTLSSMLSDIRTLIL from the coding sequence ATGGCTGAATTAAAAGAAGTTTTAGTCCCCGATATCGGTGGGGATGAAGTACAGGTTATCGAGATCTGTGCTGCGGTAGGCGATACCCTCGCCGCCGAAGAATCGATCATTACCGTCGAAAGCGACAAGGCGACCATGGATATTCCTGCGCCTTTCGCCGGTAAGCTTGCCGAGATTAAGGTAGCCGTGGGCGATACCGTCTCTGAAGGTACACTTATCGCCATGATGGAAGCGGGTGAGGCGCAGGCCGCCGAGCCTGCACCAGCAGAATCTGCACCTGTTGCCGCTCCAGCTGCACCCGCTCCGGCAGCGCCTGTTGCTTCAGCGCCAGCCTCTGCACAAGTGATTGAAGTGACAGTGCCGGATATCGGCGATGCCTCAGATGTCGACGTGATTGAAGTGCTGGTGGCCGTGGGCGACAGCATAAATGTCGACACAGGGCTTATCACGCTTGAAACTGACAAGGCGACCATGGAAGTACCTGCACCTGCAGCCGGTGTGGTGAAAGAGATGAAAGTGGCCGTTGGTGACAAGGTCTCTCAAGGCTCTCTGGTTCTGATGCTTGAGGTGAGCGGCGGTGAAGCTGCGGCTCCTGCGGCAAGCGCGGCTCCAGCACCAAGCGCAGAGGCTGCGCCAGCGGCCGCTGCCAGCATCGAAGTGAAAGAGATTAGCGTGCCCGATATCGGCGATGCGTCTGACGTCGATGTTATCGAGGTATTGGTTGCGGCCGGTGATGTGATTGAGGCCGACCAAGGCCTGATCACCCTGGAAACCGACAAGGCCACCATGGAAGTCCCTGCACCGTTCGCCGGTAAGCTGGTTTCTGTGACCGTTAAGGTGGGCGACAAGGTTTCTCAGGGCAGCGTCATCGCGACCATAGAGACACAGTCGAGTGCGCCTGTTGCCGCTCCTGCTCCGGCCGCTGCAGCACCTGCGCCAGTTGCACAAGCCAGCGCACCAGCGCCTGCGGCGAGCAAGCCGCCTGTGCCCCATCACCCGAGTGCCGGTAGCAAGCCGGTAACCGGTGCCGTACACGCCTCGCCAGCGGTTCGCCGTCTGGCTCGCGAGTTTGGTGCAGACCTGACTCAGGTAACTGGTACTGGTCCTAAGGGACGTATTCTCAAGGAAGACGTTCAGGCCTTTATCAAGTATGAACTGTCTCGTCCTAAAGCCTCTGCGGCCACTAGCGTGGGCGCCGGTGAGGGGGGGCTGCAGGTGATTGCAGCGCCTAAGGTTGATTTCGCTAAGTTCGGTGAAGTGGAAGAAGTGCCGCTGAGCCGTATCCAGAAGATATCTGGACCTAACCTGCACCGTAACTGGGTCACTATTCCACACGTGACTCAATTCGACGAAGCCGACATCACAGAGATGGAAGCCTTCCGTAAGCAGCAAAACGAGATTGCCGCCAAGCAGAAGACTGGCGTTAAGATCACGCCTCTGGTCTTCATGATGAAGGCGGTTGCCAAGACACTGCAGCAGTTCCCAGTGTTTAACGCCAGCCTGAGCGCCGACGGTGAGTCGCTGATCAAGAAGAAGTACTACCATATTGGTGTGGCGGTTGATACGCCAAACGGTCTGGTTGTGCCTGTGGTTCGTGATGTCGACAAGAAAGGCATCATAGAGCTGTCGGCCGAACTGATGGAGATCTCGGTTAAGGCCCGTGACGGCAAGCTGAAAGCGGCCGACATGCAGGGTAGCTGTTTCACCATCTCTAGCCTGGGTGGCATCGGTGGTACGGCATTTACGCCTATCGTTAACTATCCTGACGTGGCGATCTTAGGGGTTTCTAAGTCTGAAATTAAACCTAAGTGGAATGGTAAAGAGTTCGAGCCTAAGTTAATGTTGCCGCTCTCTTTATCTTACGACCACCGTGTGATCGACGGCGCCATGGCGGCACGCTTCAGCGTGACCCTGTCAAGTATGCTGTCCGACATACGCACACTTATTTTGTAA